Proteins encoded together in one Euzebya rosea window:
- the rplP gene encoding 50S ribosomal protein L16 — MLAPKRVKYRKPHRGRKRGLTKGGSEITYGDYGIQALTASWVTSRQIEAARIAMTRYMKRGGKVWINIFPHKAYTKKPAETRMGSGKGSPEGWVAVVKPGRVMFEISGVSEEVAREAMRLAGNKLPVKWRFVVREGVESA, encoded by the coding sequence ATGCTTGCACCGAAGCGCGTCAAGTACCGCAAGCCCCACCGCGGGCGCAAGCGCGGCCTGACCAAGGGTGGATCCGAGATCACCTATGGCGACTACGGCATCCAGGCGCTGACCGCGTCCTGGGTCACCAGCCGCCAGATCGAGGCCGCTCGTATCGCCATGACCCGCTACATGAAGCGTGGCGGAAAGGTGTGGATCAACATCTTCCCGCACAAGGCCTACACCAAGAAGCCGGCCGAGACCCGCATGGGTTCCGGCAAGGGTTCTCCCGAGGGCTGGGTCGCGGTCGTCAAGCCGGGCCGTGTGATGTTCGAGATCTCCGGTGTGTCCGAAGAGGTCGCCCGTGAAGCGATGCGCCTGGCCGGCAACAAGCTGCCGGTGAAGTGGCGCTTCGTGGTTCGTGAAGGAGTTGAGTCCGCATGA
- the rpmC gene encoding 50S ribosomal protein L29, with translation MRAEELRELSDSELDEKLEEFKSDLFNLRFELATGQLDNYKQLRVTRRDIARVMTVQRERLSKAAASTAEETN, from the coding sequence ATGAGGGCCGAAGAGCTGCGTGAACTGTCGGACTCCGAGCTGGACGAGAAGCTCGAGGAGTTCAAGTCCGACCTGTTCAACCTTCGTTTCGAGCTGGCCACCGGGCAGCTGGACAACTACAAGCAGCTGCGCGTCACGCGTCGGGACATCGCCCGCGTCATGACCGTGCAGCGCGAACGCCTGAGCAAGGCCGCCGCATCCACTGCTGAGGAGACCAACTGA
- the rpsQ gene encoding 30S ribosomal protein S17 codes for MSEATTESGRAARKVRDGIVVSDKMDKTVVVLVERRVKHPKYHKTVTKSKRIKAHDETNDAGIGDRVRIVETRPLSKDKRFRVASILERAK; via the coding sequence ATGTCGGAAGCCACTACTGAGTCGGGCCGCGCGGCCCGCAAGGTCCGTGACGGGATCGTCGTGTCCGACAAGATGGACAAGACCGTCGTCGTCCTGGTCGAGCGTCGCGTGAAGCACCCCAAGTACCACAAGACGGTCACCAAGTCGAAGCGCATCAAGGCGCACGACGAGACCAACGACGCCGGCATCGGCGACCGCGTTCGCATCGTCGAGACCCGCCCGCTGTCCAAGGACAAGCGGTTCCGCGTGGCCTCGATCCTCGAGCGCGCCAAGTAG
- the rplN gene encoding 50S ribosomal protein L14: protein MIQQESRLRVADNSGAREVLCIRVLGGSGRRYAGVGDVIVATVKHAIPQANVKKGDVVKAVVVRTAKERRRKDGSYIRFDDNACVIIDNNNNPRGTRIFGPVGRELRDRKFMRIVSLAPEVL from the coding sequence ATGATTCAGCAGGAGTCCCGCCTCCGCGTCGCCGACAACTCCGGCGCGCGTGAGGTGCTGTGCATCCGCGTGCTGGGCGGGTCCGGTCGGCGCTACGCCGGCGTGGGCGACGTGATCGTCGCGACCGTCAAGCACGCGATCCCGCAGGCCAACGTCAAGAAGGGTGATGTGGTGAAGGCCGTCGTGGTCCGCACCGCCAAGGAGCGTCGTCGCAAGGACGGCTCCTACATCCGGTTCGACGACAACGCGTGCGTGATCATCGACAACAACAACAACCCGCGAGGCACCCGCATCTTCGGCCCGGTCGGCCGTGAGCTGCGCGACCGCAAGTTCATGCGGATCGTCTCCCTCGCCCCGGAGGTGCTGTAG
- the rplX gene encoding 50S ribosomal protein L24: MMRIKRNDEVVVIAGKDKGKTGRVVNVYPKRDKVMVEGVNIATRHRAVSMSNRGAREGGIEHVEMPIQASNVMPICPECNEPTRVGSTWVDGVKYRQCRKCESEFE; encoded by the coding sequence ATGATGCGGATCAAGCGCAACGACGAGGTCGTCGTGATCGCCGGCAAGGACAAGGGCAAGACCGGCCGCGTCGTCAACGTCTACCCCAAGCGTGACAAGGTCATGGTCGAGGGCGTCAACATCGCCACCCGGCACCGTGCGGTCTCCATGAGCAACCGCGGCGCCCGCGAGGGCGGCATCGAGCACGTCGAGATGCCCATCCAGGCCTCCAACGTCATGCCGATCTGCCCCGAGTGCAACGAGCCGACCCGTGTCGGATCGACCTGGGTGGACGGCGTCAAGTACCGGCAGTGCCGCAAGTGCGAAAGCGAGTTCGAGTAA
- the rplE gene encoding 50S ribosomal protein L5, which produces MSAEDTTEQQIADLPSEQDPTVDESTAAPVEGDTYVPRLKALYNDTIKGELTEQLNISNVMEIPKLVKIVVNVGVGESVGDSKVIERVMGDLTQITGQKPQVRLARKSIATFKLREGMAVGARVTLRGERMWDFLDRLLTLALPRIRDFRGLPAKFDGAGNYTLGVTEQLIFPEIDYDKIDAIRGMDITFVTSAKDDEGGRALLDAFGFPFKRAEGEPAPEPLQRLQSV; this is translated from the coding sequence ATGAGCGCCGAAGACACCACCGAGCAGCAGATCGCGGACCTGCCCTCAGAGCAGGACCCGACGGTGGACGAGTCCACCGCGGCTCCGGTCGAGGGCGACACCTACGTCCCGCGCCTGAAGGCCCTGTACAACGACACCATCAAGGGTGAGCTCACCGAGCAGCTCAACATCTCCAACGTCATGGAGATCCCCAAGCTGGTCAAGATCGTGGTCAACGTCGGCGTCGGCGAGTCCGTCGGTGACTCCAAGGTCATCGAGCGTGTCATGGGCGACCTGACCCAGATCACCGGTCAGAAGCCCCAGGTCCGCCTGGCCCGCAAGTCCATCGCGACGTTCAAGCTCCGTGAGGGCATGGCCGTCGGTGCACGCGTCACCCTCCGCGGTGAGCGCATGTGGGACTTCCTGGACCGCCTGCTGACCCTGGCCCTGCCCCGCATCCGTGACTTCCGCGGCCTGCCGGCGAAGTTCGACGGTGCCGGCAACTACACGCTGGGCGTCACCGAGCAGCTGATCTTCCCGGAGATCGACTACGACAAGATCGACGCCATCCGCGGCATGGACATCACGTTCGTGACGAGCGCCAAGGACGACGAGGGCGGCCGTGCGCTGCTCGACGCGTTCGGGTTCCCGTTCAAGCGTGCCGAGGGCGAACCGGCTCCCGAGCCGCTGCAGCGCCTGCAGTCCGTCTAG
- the rpsH gene encoding 30S ribosomal protein S8, with protein sequence MTMTDPVADMLTRIRNANMAYTELLEMPSSNLKANIAEILKQEGYIRDFLVEPTTPQATLKVALKFTKDRERVLTGIRRISKPGLRVYAKAEELPRVLGGLGVAIVSTSKGLLTDRDARKAGVGGEILAYVW encoded by the coding sequence ATGACGATGACCGACCCGGTGGCCGACATGCTCACGCGGATCCGGAACGCCAACATGGCGTACACGGAGCTGCTGGAGATGCCGTCCAGCAACCTCAAGGCCAACATCGCGGAGATCCTCAAGCAGGAGGGTTACATCCGCGACTTCCTGGTCGAGCCCACCACCCCCCAGGCCACCCTCAAGGTGGCACTGAAGTTCACCAAGGACCGCGAGCGCGTCCTGACGGGCATTCGCCGCATCTCCAAGCCGGGGCTGCGCGTGTACGCCAAGGCCGAGGAGCTGCCCCGCGTGCTGGGCGGCCTCGGTGTGGCGATCGTGTCCACGTCCAAGGGCCTGCTGACCGACCGAGACGCCCGCAAGGCCGGCGTCGGTGGCGAGATCCTCGCCTACGTCTGGTAG
- the rplF gene encoding 50S ribosomal protein L6, with amino-acid sequence MSRIGKNPVEIPSGVDVSMTADQITVKGPKGTLTQTLNPGIDVNVEDGQVVVSRPNETREARELHGLYRTLVANMVIGVTDGFAKKLEIVGVGYRAAAQGKGLKLQLGFSHDVVIDGIDGIEFEVPSQTEIVVKGINKQQVGQVAANIRKLRPPEPYKGKGVKYADETILRKAGKAAG; translated from the coding sequence ATGAGTCGCATCGGCAAGAACCCAGTCGAGATCCCCAGCGGGGTCGACGTCAGCATGACCGCTGACCAGATCACCGTGAAGGGACCCAAGGGCACCCTGACCCAGACCCTCAACCCCGGCATCGACGTCAACGTCGAGGACGGGCAGGTCGTCGTCAGCCGTCCCAACGAGACCCGCGAGGCCCGTGAGCTCCACGGCCTGTACCGCACCCTGGTCGCCAACATGGTGATCGGCGTCACCGACGGCTTCGCCAAGAAGCTGGAGATCGTCGGCGTCGGTTACCGCGCTGCCGCCCAGGGCAAGGGCCTGAAGCTGCAGCTCGGCTTCTCCCACGACGTCGTCATCGACGGCATCGACGGCATCGAGTTCGAGGTTCCCTCGCAGACCGAGATCGTCGTCAAGGGCATCAACAAGCAGCAGGTCGGCCAGGTGGCCGCCAACATCCGCAAGCTGCGGCCGCCGGAGCCCTACAAGGGCAAGGGCGTCAAGTACGCCGACGAGACGATCCTCCGCAAGGCCGGAAAGGCTGCTGGTTAG
- the rplR gene encoding 50S ribosomal protein L18 translates to MAKTDARRAGRDRRHFRLRKKVRGDAARPRLAVYRSNTHIYAQVIDDRAGATLAAASSAEASFAPEGDGKIGAAKAVGKLVAERAKDAGVDKVVFDRGGNRYQGRVAALADSAREAGLEF, encoded by the coding sequence ATGGCAAAGACTGACGCACGACGCGCCGGCCGCGACCGTCGCCACTTCCGCCTTCGCAAGAAGGTGCGTGGTGACGCCGCTCGTCCCCGGCTCGCTGTCTACCGCTCCAACACCCACATCTACGCCCAGGTCATCGACGACCGCGCCGGTGCCACGCTGGCCGCCGCGTCGTCCGCCGAGGCATCCTTCGCCCCCGAGGGCGACGGCAAGATCGGCGCCGCCAAGGCCGTCGGCAAGCTCGTCGCCGAGCGCGCCAAGGACGCCGGCGTCGACAAGGTCGTGTTCGACCGTGGCGGCAACCGCTACCAGGGCCGCGTTGCGGCACTGGCCGACTCAGCCCGCGAAGCCGGGCTGGAGTTCTAG
- the rpsE gene encoding 30S ribosomal protein S5, producing MAYAPPNNPRGGGPGGRGGRGGRDGGRGGRGGRGGRQEEKSPYEEKVVAINRVAKVVKGGRRFSFTALVVVGDMNGTVGVGYGKAKEVPAAIQKGVEIAKKNFFQVPMIQKTIVHPIIGVHGAGRVVLKPAAPGTGVIAGGPVRAVLEAAGITDVLAKSLGTPNAINVVHATVNGLQNLKRPQDVATNRGLEMEEFMPPKMYANMTGKG from the coding sequence ATGGCATACGCACCCCCGAACAACCCGCGCGGTGGCGGCCCCGGTGGCCGTGGTGGCCGCGGCGGTCGTGACGGTGGCCGTGGCGGCCGCGGTGGCCGTGGTGGCCGCCAGGAAGAGAAGAGCCCCTACGAGGAGAAGGTCGTCGCGATCAACCGCGTCGCCAAGGTCGTCAAGGGTGGCCGTCGGTTCTCCTTCACCGCCCTCGTCGTCGTCGGTGACATGAACGGCACCGTCGGCGTGGGTTACGGCAAGGCCAAGGAGGTCCCCGCCGCGATCCAGAAGGGCGTGGAGATCGCGAAGAAGAACTTCTTCCAGGTCCCCATGATCCAGAAGACGATCGTGCACCCCATCATCGGCGTCCACGGCGCCGGCCGGGTCGTCCTCAAGCCCGCCGCTCCCGGTACCGGTGTCATCGCCGGTGGTCCGGTCCGCGCGGTCCTCGAGGCTGCCGGGATCACCGACGTGCTGGCCAAGTCGCTTGGCACCCCCAACGCGATCAACGTCGTGCACGCCACCGTGAACGGCCTGCAGAACCTCAAGCGTCCCCAGGACGTCGCGACCAACCGCGGCCTGGAGATGGAAGAGTTCATGCCGCCGAAGATGTACGCCAACATGACCGGGAAGGGCTAG
- the rpmD gene encoding 50S ribosomal protein L30, whose protein sequence is MALQITQRRSTNGAQANQIRTLHSLGLKRIRQTVVVPDRPEIRGMAHKVTHLITVEEVSDELLPNGGKSKYRDRGQGPITSQKVTLANADAVDPDGTVDEDALADTADEEE, encoded by the coding sequence ATGGCGCTGCAGATCACCCAGAGGCGCAGCACCAACGGTGCGCAGGCGAACCAGATTCGCACCCTGCACTCCCTTGGCCTCAAGCGCATCCGTCAGACCGTCGTCGTTCCCGACCGTCCCGAGATCCGGGGGATGGCCCACAAGGTCACCCACCTGATCACCGTGGAAGAGGTGTCCGACGAGCTGCTGCCGAACGGCGGCAAGTCCAAGTACCGCGATCGCGGCCAGGGCCCCATCACCTCCCAGAAGGTGACCCTTGCCAACGCTGACGCGGTCGACCCCGACGGCACCGTCGACGAGGACGCCCTCGCCGACACCGCCGACGAGGAGGAGTGA
- the rplO gene encoding 50S ribosomal protein L15: MKIHDLKPAAGSTKRKTRKGRGEAAGKGKTAGRGTKGTGARKNVPLGFEGGQMPLQRRLPKLPGFNPRNRVAYQGINVSQLDAHFADGDVVTPVELADKGLIRKPSERVKILGDGDLTTKLTVRAQGFSKSAEAKITEAGGSVERLARVLSGTADQPADEASTTE, encoded by the coding sequence GTGAAGATCCATGACCTCAAGCCCGCTGCCGGCTCCACCAAGCGCAAGACCCGCAAGGGTCGCGGTGAGGCGGCTGGCAAGGGCAAGACCGCCGGCCGCGGTACCAAGGGCACCGGCGCCCGCAAGAACGTCCCCCTCGGGTTCGAGGGTGGCCAGATGCCCCTGCAGCGTCGTCTGCCGAAGCTGCCGGGCTTCAACCCGCGCAACCGGGTCGCCTACCAGGGGATCAACGTGTCCCAGCTGGACGCCCACTTCGCCGACGGTGACGTCGTCACCCCGGTCGAGCTGGCCGACAAGGGCCTGATCCGCAAGCCCAGCGAGCGGGTCAAGATCCTCGGCGACGGCGACCTCACCACCAAGCTGACCGTCAGGGCCCAGGGCTTCTCGAAGTCCGCAGAGGCCAAGATCACCGAGGCAGGCGGCTCCGTCGAGCGCCTGGCCCGCGTGCTCTCCGGCACGGCCGACCAGCCTGCCGACGAGGCCAGCACCACCGAGTAA
- the secY gene encoding preprotein translocase subunit SecY — MFRAFANAFKIPDLRGKILFTLGIIAVYRLGSVIPIPGVDYSVLNNILDQAEASGVAQLLNLFSGGALTQLAVFALGIMPYITASIIMQLLAVVIPKLEEWQKEGATGTARITQITRYVTVVLAVLQSTGLIVLIQSGQLFGNAGIDTSALIPDDSVPKRALMILTLTAGTAFIMWLGELITQRGIGNGMSIIIFAAIIAALPGQFSAIYQQSLPLFIAFVIVGLILIVGVVYVEQGQRRIPVQYAKRQVGRRQYGGQQTYIPLKVNQSGVIPIIFASSLLYLPTLAASIVNNDALTNFTNRYFQSGAHPVYIITYLALTIFFAFFYTAITFNPIDVADNMKKYGGFIPGIRPGRPTAEYLDRVLTRITLPGSLYLGALAILPLVVLSFGDALFPLGGATLLIVVGVGLETMKQLESQLMQRHYEGFIRG; from the coding sequence ATGTTCCGCGCATTCGCGAACGCCTTCAAGATCCCCGATCTGCGGGGCAAGATCCTCTTCACCCTGGGGATCATCGCCGTGTACCGCCTGGGTTCGGTCATCCCGATCCCGGGCGTTGACTACTCGGTGCTCAACAACATCCTCGACCAGGCCGAAGCCAGCGGCGTCGCCCAGCTGCTGAACCTCTTCAGCGGTGGGGCCCTGACCCAGCTGGCCGTCTTCGCGCTCGGGATCATGCCGTACATCACGGCGTCGATCATCATGCAGCTGCTTGCGGTGGTGATCCCGAAGCTCGAGGAGTGGCAGAAGGAAGGCGCCACCGGCACGGCGCGGATCACGCAGATCACGCGCTACGTCACCGTCGTCCTGGCCGTCCTGCAGTCGACGGGCCTGATCGTGCTGATCCAGTCCGGTCAGCTGTTCGGCAACGCCGGCATCGACACCAGCGCGCTGATCCCCGACGACTCGGTGCCCAAGCGCGCCCTGATGATCCTGACCCTCACCGCGGGTACGGCCTTCATCATGTGGCTGGGCGAGCTGATCACCCAGCGCGGTATCGGCAACGGCATGTCGATCATCATCTTCGCGGCGATCATCGCGGCGCTGCCCGGCCAGTTCTCGGCCATCTACCAGCAGTCGCTGCCGCTGTTCATCGCCTTCGTGATCGTCGGCCTGATCCTCATCGTGGGCGTGGTCTACGTCGAGCAGGGCCAGCGCCGCATCCCGGTGCAGTACGCCAAGCGGCAGGTCGGTCGTCGCCAGTACGGCGGCCAGCAGACCTACATCCCGCTCAAGGTCAACCAGTCCGGCGTGATCCCGATCATCTTCGCCTCGTCGCTGCTGTACCTGCCGACGCTGGCGGCCTCGATCGTCAACAACGACGCGCTGACGAACTTCACCAACCGGTACTTCCAGTCCGGCGCCCACCCCGTGTACATCATCACGTACCTGGCGCTGACCATCTTCTTCGCGTTCTTCTACACGGCCATCACGTTCAACCCGATCGACGTGGCCGACAACATGAAGAAGTACGGCGGCTTCATCCCCGGCATCCGTCCGGGCCGGCCGACCGCGGAGTACCTGGACCGCGTGCTGACCCGCATCACCCTGCCGGGTTCGCTGTACCTGGGTGCCCTGGCCATCCTCCCGCTGGTCGTGCTGAGCTTCGGCGACGCGCTGTTCCCGCTGGGCGGCGCCACCCTCCTCATCGTGGTGGGTGTGGGCCTGGAGACCATGAAGCAGCTCGAGTCCCAGCTCATGCAGCGCCACTACGAGGGCTTCATCCGCGGCTAG
- a CDS encoding adenylate kinase — MVLLGPPGAGKGTQSAMISETFAIPHISTGDIFRANVKGETPLGKEAKGYMDKGELVPDSVTNRMVADRLRQPDAEKGFLLDGYPRNVAQAHTLNGMLAMLDETLDTVLHFSVPDDELEARIAKRQSEEGRADDDAAVFQRRMREYRAQTEDLIPFYREVGMLVDVDAVGSIDEVQERVLTACRQASTA, encoded by the coding sequence CTGGTACTGCTGGGACCGCCTGGGGCGGGCAAGGGGACCCAATCGGCGATGATCTCGGAGACCTTCGCGATCCCGCACATCTCCACGGGCGACATCTTCCGTGCCAACGTCAAGGGCGAGACGCCGCTGGGCAAGGAGGCCAAGGGGTACATGGACAAGGGCGAGCTCGTGCCCGACTCCGTGACCAACCGCATGGTCGCCGACCGCCTGCGCCAGCCCGACGCCGAGAAGGGGTTCCTCCTCGACGGCTATCCCCGCAACGTCGCCCAGGCCCACACCCTCAACGGGATGCTGGCCATGCTCGACGAGACGCTCGACACCGTCCTGCACTTCTCCGTGCCCGACGACGAGCTCGAGGCGCGCATCGCCAAGCGGCAGTCGGAGGAGGGGCGCGCCGACGACGACGCAGCCGTCTTCCAGCGTCGCATGCGTGAGTACCGCGCCCAGACCGAGGACCTGATCCCGTTCTACCGCGAGGTCGGCATGCTGGTCGACGTCGACGCGGTCGGCTCCATCGACGAGGTCCAGGAACGCGTCCTGACCGCCTGCCGCCAGGCCTCGACCGCCTGA
- a CDS encoding HAD family hydrolase: MTDLDGTLWHGDGEVHPATLEAVAELRRRDVPLLIATGRRGTVATERLARHDLLGPAVLLAGAVGADLHTGHEWHRQAFSVEAGRRVLDAFLVEGLSPVVHVSSAEVDAVIAPECPTSDVHRAQFDMTTVPTDPHVPVEAGVAVGFALLGLPDRLAPAAHRVAAAITRDATVTCGLDITFGGTTMLAAPHGVTKVTGIQRWAAVHGLSAADLLVVGDGENDLDMLAWAGHAVAVEGSVAHAAGFDQVIAPPERGGWASLLDLLG; this comes from the coding sequence GTGACCGACCTCGACGGCACGTTGTGGCACGGCGACGGCGAGGTCCATCCGGCGACGCTCGAGGCCGTGGCGGAACTGCGGCGTCGCGACGTCCCGTTGCTCATCGCGACCGGCCGCCGGGGCACGGTCGCCACCGAGCGGTTGGCCCGTCACGACCTGCTCGGCCCCGCGGTCCTGCTCGCCGGGGCGGTGGGCGCTGATCTGCACACCGGCCACGAGTGGCATCGGCAGGCGTTCTCCGTCGAGGCCGGCCGCCGCGTCCTGGACGCGTTCCTCGTCGAGGGGCTGTCACCGGTGGTGCACGTCTCCTCCGCCGAGGTCGACGCGGTGATCGCGCCGGAATGCCCCACCAGCGACGTGCACCGGGCCCAGTTCGACATGACGACGGTGCCGACGGACCCGCACGTGCCCGTCGAGGCGGGTGTGGCGGTGGGGTTCGCCCTGCTCGGCCTGCCGGACCGGCTGGCCCCGGCGGCCCATCGGGTGGCGGCCGCGATCACCCGCGACGCCACGGTGACGTGCGGGCTCGACATCACCTTCGGCGGCACCACGATGCTGGCCGCGCCGCACGGCGTGACCAAGGTCACGGGCATCCAGCGGTGGGCTGCCGTCCACGGGTTGTCGGCAGCGGACCTGCTCGTCGTCGGCGACGGGGAGAACGATCTGGACATGCTGGCCTGGGCAGGGCACGCCGTGGCGGTGGAGGGCAGCGTCGCCCATGCCGCAGGGTTCGACCAGGTCATCGCCCCACCGGAGCGCGGCGGGTGGGCCTCGTTGCTGGACCTGCTGGGCTGA
- the map gene encoding type I methionyl aminopeptidase, with protein MIIRKSPAEIEIMARSGKIIADMHELVAEAVRPGVSTGELDRLAEDYVRRQNAVPAFLGYGGSGSRIPFPATLCASVNDEIVHGIPSPDTVLQEGDLIKIDAGCVLEGYYSDSAATWIVGGEDTVAPEVARLVRTTREGLWAGLMEARPKQRVGDISAAVEAVGQREGYGIVQEYVGHGVGRALHEDPQVPNHGRAGRGPKLANGLVLAVEPMFNLGTEETETLEDEWTVVTADGALSAHWEHTVAITPDGPWVLTARSDEPARPLEDPSRVPVPLAG; from the coding sequence ATGATCATCCGCAAGTCCCCAGCCGAGATCGAGATCATGGCCCGCTCGGGCAAGATCATCGCCGACATGCACGAGCTGGTCGCCGAGGCCGTCCGGCCCGGCGTCTCCACCGGCGAGCTCGACCGCCTGGCCGAGGACTACGTCCGCAGGCAGAACGCCGTCCCCGCCTTCCTCGGCTACGGCGGCAGCGGGTCCCGTATCCCGTTCCCCGCCACGCTCTGCGCGTCGGTCAACGACGAGATCGTGCACGGCATCCCCTCCCCCGACACCGTCCTGCAGGAGGGCGACCTGATCAAGATCGACGCCGGCTGCGTGCTGGAGGGCTACTACTCCGACTCGGCGGCCACCTGGATCGTCGGCGGTGAGGACACGGTGGCTCCCGAGGTCGCCCGCCTGGTCCGGACCACCCGCGAAGGGTTGTGGGCCGGACTGATGGAGGCCAGGCCCAAGCAGCGGGTCGGCGACATCTCCGCCGCCGTCGAGGCCGTCGGACAGCGCGAGGGCTACGGCATCGTGCAGGAGTACGTGGGCCACGGGGTCGGTCGTGCCCTCCACGAGGACCCCCAGGTGCCCAACCACGGCCGCGCCGGTCGTGGGCCCAAGCTGGCCAACGGGCTGGTCCTCGCGGTGGAGCCGATGTTCAACCTGGGCACGGAGGAAACCGAGACCCTCGAGGACGAGTGGACCGTGGTCACCGCCGACGGCGCGCTGTCGGCCCACTGGGAGCACACCGTGGCCATCACCCCCGACGGGCCCTGGGTACTGACGGCACGCTCCGACGAACCCGCCCGACCGCTGGAGGACCCCTCCCGCGTCCCCGTTCCCCTGGCGGGCTGA